A genomic region of Colletotrichum destructivum chromosome 5, complete sequence contains the following coding sequences:
- a CDS encoding Putative SGNH hydrolase-type esterase domain, SGNH hydrolase superfamily, with product MALGASVTFGTGSTTGDSYRKDLQDLLASQGITATYVGTRANGNFPDNAVEATGGFKIDQIAASADKAVPVLKPNLVLVDAGTNNCNKGGEVPDAGSNVTAMVNKIYENSPGSTVILASILANKVQEQDACREKINQQYAALTTQFQESGAKFALVDMRGSDAPTVNDLADTRHPNDEGYMKMARVWMKGIEEVISKGFIIAGR from the coding sequence ATGGCACTTGGCGCCTCGGTAACATTTGGTACCGGCTCAACTACCGGTGATAGCTACCGGAAAGACCTCCAGGACCTTCTCGCCTCTCAAGGTATCACTGCTACATACGTCGGCACTCGAGCAAACGGCAACTTCCCCGACAACGCAGTCGAGGCAACAGGAGGCTTCAAAATTGACCAAATTGCTGCATCAGCAGATAAGGCTGTGCCTGTTCTGAAGCCGAATCTCGTCCTTGTAGACGCAGGAACcaacaactgcaacaagGGCGGAGAAGTGCCTGACGCAGGGTCGAATGTTACAGCGATGGTAAACAAGATATACGAGAACAGTCCAGGATCGACTGTGATACTTGCGTCCATACTTGCCAACAAGGTCCAGGAGCAAGACGCATGCCGAGAGAAAATCAACCAGCAATATGCCGCCCTCACAACACAGTTTCAGGAGTCAGGTGCTAAGTTCGCGCTTGTGGACATGCGTGGCTCAGACGCACCAACTGTCAACGACCTTGCAGACACCAGACACCCGAACGACGAAGGTTATATGAAAATGGCGCGTGTGTGGATGAAGGGAATTGAAGAAGTCATATCCAAAGGATTTATTATAGCAGGAAGATGA